A segment of the Candidatus Synechococcus calcipolaris G9 genome:
GGATCTCTTGCCAAGACTAAGCAGCCTAACGTTCCCGCTCACCGGACGCAGAGCGCTCCACATCCCCACCGATAACTCAAATTCGTTCCGGTGCAGCGGGATTGTTATGCGGCAGCAATTCCCAGTGCCTTACGGAAAATAATTTTGTCGTCTCCAGCCTTGTAAAATTCTCGAATTCTCGCTTCCTCGTCATAACCACTCTTTCGATAAAATGCACGAACGTATTCAAAGTCTTTCAGTCCGGACGTTTCTACCAGTAGCACACGCTCACCATGCTTAGTCAGCATTTGCTCAATATGGCGCAACAAAGCGGCTCCGCGTCCCTGTCTTTGGTGGTTGGGATGAATAGCGATTAGATAGAGATTCCACGTCCCCTCTGTCATTCGTTCTGGCGCAACGTAGGCAATGCCCACTAGCTCATTATCGTGGTCGCTAAACCACATACCCTGACTGTCTGTTTTGTCACTGAAATGCTGATTTAGCATTTGGGCGAGTTCTTCAATTTGATTTGACTCAAAAAGTCCTGTCGCTTCCGCCAAAGCAAGTAATGCATTCGTGTCATTGGGCGTGGTCAATCGAATCATAACGAGTTTTAGTCAAAGCCTTCACTTTTGCTTCCATTATTCAAGCGCCAACATTAAAATTCCCCACTACCTCAATGAGAAATTCCTGAGACGTTTGCAATTAACAGACAACCTTTCAACTACTGCCCCAACCGTTGGTTTAAGCCGCATAACTACTGATTAGGCAGCGATTAGCAGCCCAACATACCTAAGATTTAGGAAACTGCATCCTCCATAACCAAACATCGCCAGAATTGTAGCACATCAATATTGAGGTATCAAAAATTGCTAAATCTAGCATATACAAAACTTCATGGTTCACTAAAACCCTTAACTGGTAAGGGTTTTTAGTCTTTAAAAAGGTGAATGTTATACGGAATCAAGCAGATATGCACCTTAGCCTTAAAGGACTACAAGCCTTTGCTGCCAAGAGTTATGCTGCTAAAGTAAGAGAATATTATGCTGCATCTGTTTCCATGGAATCCTTGCCCCCAGATACTCCCAAGCGGAAACTATTAGATCAAGTCCGCGATGCCATCAGACTAAAACACTATAGCTACCGCACTGAACAAAGTGAGGCTGCCTCAAAAATACGAGCAACCTCAGCATTAACGCGGATTGTAATCGTTTTAGTTTCCATAGCAGTTATTTAGTCTATAAACGAGGTAATCTATTTTTTTTTGTAAATAATAGAGAGAAACAAGCGACTCATGCCATTGCCATACCCAAATGCAATGTTTCGTTGTAGTGCTGAATAAAGTTCCAAATCGCTTCCTCATGAAGTGGAGTGAGACAGATAATGGCGAAGTCGCATCAATGCCAGGGTTTGACCCAATTCTAGGGGCAGCAGGGATACCCCCTCCAAACTAGATTGAATCCAGTTCTCTCCCCAAAGCCATTCTTGCCAGCCGTCGATTCCTTGCCCCAGGATTAAAACCAGGCGATCGCCACTGATGGATTTCACTTGATGGTCAATGGTCAGGGGGCCCAATTTACTTTGGAAGACCAGTCCGGTTTCTAGGCGATCCGGTAGGGGGTGGCTCAATTGCTGGGGCCAGAGCCAGGCTTGGATCTCCTCGGGCCGGGTGAGGCAATCCCGCAGTTGACTGGCAGAGGCGGGAATTTCAATCCGAATTTGACTACGTTGGAATTGACCGAGCATGTTCTCAATATCCTCATTTGCTTCAAGAGACCAAAAGAACTAAAATTGCTGAATGCCTCTATTTAACTAGGGTTTGTCCGTTCTACTCCCATTCTCGCAAACACTGCCGAAAAATTTATGATCGCCTCCTCTCCCACTCCGATTCGTATTGGTTCTCGCAAAAGTCAATTGGCCTTAGTCCAAACGGAATGGGTACAGGCAGAACTTCAGGCCCGGCACAGCGATCGCCAGTTTGAAGTCCTAACCATGACCACCCAGGGAGACAACATTTTAGATGTGGCCCTGGCAAAAATTGGCGACAAGGGTTTGTTTACCAAAGAGCTTGAACTCTCCATGCTGCGGCGGGATACGGATTTAGCGGTGCATTCCCTCAAGGATCTGCCCACCCATCTACCGGACGGTTTAATGTTGGGCGCGATTACAGAACGGGAAGACCCCGCCGATGCCCTTGTTCTCAGTGCCAAACATCTCGATAGTGGCCTGCAACTGGATACCTTACCGGCGGGATCGGTGATTGGTACATCCTCCCTGCGGCGGTTAGCCCAATTACGGCATCATTTTCCCCATCTAGAATTTAAGGATGTACGGGGAAATCTGAATACGCGCCTGCAAAAACTAGATGCCGATGAGTACGATGCGCTGATTTTAGCGGTAGCGGGGATGAAGCGTTTGGGGTTTGGCGATCGCATCAGTCAGGTGATCCCCACAGAACTGTCCCTCTATGCAGTAGGGCAGGGGGCCCTAGGCATTGAATGTCGCACCAATGATCCCGATATCTTAGAAATTATTAAAACCCTAGAACATCCGGGGACTGCGGCCCGCTGCTTGGCGGAACGGGCCTTTCTGCGTCAACTAGAAGGGGGGTGCCAAGTTCCCATTGGGGTGCACACGGTGATCTCAGGGGATGAACTCACCTTGATGGGACTGGTGGCGAGTCTAGATGGTAAAACCTTGATTAAGGATAGCGTGAGTGGGCCGAGCAGTGATGCAGAAACCCTCGGGTTTACTTTGGCGGAATGCCTACGGGATCAAGGAGCCAGTGCTATCCTCGAAGATATCTTTGCGACAATGCGCCCCGAACGTTAATCCCTTTCCCATTTAACTAACTAACTCCACCTAGCTAAAATTATGCCTCCTAGACCGCCCAGACCCGGCATTCGTAAAGATGGCCGTAAGGATTTTCGCCGCAGCGATCGCCCCAACCGAGATGGCCCACGGGACAAACCAAGTCGTCCCATTAAAACCAATAGCCGTGCTGCTTCGCCGGGCCCTGCCCCCATTAAACGTCAAGGCCCAGATGCCCCTAAACGCAGCGATCGTCCTGAGCGTAATCCTCGTGACAGTAGTGGCGATCGCGAGAACCGAGATTATCGTGATCGGACCTACCGGGGCGATCGGCCCGGGCGATCGGATCAACGTCCTCCCCGCAGTACCACCGATGAATCCACCAATCCCGATCTCATCTACGGCCGCCATACCGTACTCACGGCCATTGAAAGCGGCCGTCCCTGTAACCGCATCTGGGTGATTGAGGCCCTCCGCTACGACCCTCGCTTTTTAAGTGCCCTGAATCATGCCAAGGCAGAAGGGGCTGTCATTGATGTGGTTCCCTCCCAGCGGCTGGATCATCTCTGTCAGCGGGGTCGCCACCAAGGTATTGCCGCCCAGGTTGCGGCTCATCCCTATTTGGAAATGAATGAACTGATTAATCAGGCGGCCAAGGTCAGTCAAAACCCCATTCTATTAGCCGCCGATGGTATTAATGATCCCCATAATCTAGGGGCAATCATCCGTAGTGCCGAAGCCCTGGGAGTACAAGGTCTGATAATTCCCCAACGCCGCGCCGTGGGAGTGACTGCCACCGTTGCCAAGGTCGCCTCCGGGGCGATCGATCACTTACCTGTGGCACGAGTGATTAACTTCAACCAAGGCCTAGAAACCCTAAAAGCCGCCGGATATTGGATCTATGGCCTTGCCCCTGGCGGGTCTGATTCCCTCACCCAAACCACCTTTGAAGGGCCTATTGTTTTGGTAGTGGGCAGTGAAGAAAGTGGCCTGGGTCTACAAACCCAAAAACACTGCGATCATATCCTTTCCATCCCCTTACCGGGACGCACCAATAGCCTCAACGCTTCCGTTGCCGCTGGAATTGCCCTCTACGAGGTCTGTCGTCAACGACCTGTGGCGGTACGGCTCAACTTTGATCCCCCAGACACCGCTACCACGATTGATTGATACCAATACTTTGGCTAGAGATAACTAAATATAACAATTCTCGTTTCCGAGGTGCTTTCTTACACATTTTGAATGGGATCAGTTATACCCAAGATAGAGTGTTTTATAAGTTTTGGGGCAACGTTTGGAGGATATGTTTGTGAAACCAGATAGTAACACCAGTTTTTTGGGCTGGTTAGCAGATCGTACCAATGAAATAGGTTTAGCCTGGTGGGTAAAGGTTCTGACGCGCTCCCCCCAATGTACCTACTATTTTGGTCCATTTCTGACCGCCGCAGAGGCTGACAAAGAAAAGGCGGGCTATATTGACGACCTACGCTCTGAGGGAGCCGAGGGAATAGAAGCGATTGTACAGCGGTGCCGTCCAGAGAATCTCACCATCGATGAAGACTCGCCAAAAAAGTATCTGACCGCCCTTAGCGTTTAATCTGATTGATGCTGCTAACGGGTGGAAAAATTTCTTCACTGAGCAACCCATCACTCCTTAAAATTCAGAATCCATTCACCCCATTGATGTTATATAGCTGTTAAGGAGCAGCCACAGATGTGTTGAGACAAGTGGTCTAAAAACGGTCTAACGTTAGATCACCCTGAGGCTCCCTAGGGGCATGCTCAAAAATCACAGGTAATGTCATCCAAAAGGTTGCCCCTGCCCCCGGCGTACTCATCACCCCAATCTTGCCATGGTGGGCATTAATGATCTGGCGACAGAGGTACAGCCCCAAGCCAATACCCGATCGCTGGCGAGATTGTTTTCCCCGATAGTACAAATCAAACAGATGCTCTAGTTGCTCTGGCAAAATTCCGATGCCATCATCTTCAACGGTACAGAGAAGGGCCTGATCCTGGGTGCGGGCAGTAAAGGTCAATGTCAAACCAGGGCGGTTATGTTTAAGGGCATTGGTAATCAGGTTTTCAAAGACCCGCCGCAGTTGGGAACCATCGGCTAACACCATGGGTAAGTCATCCGGGATTTCATTATTGATATAGGCTTGGTTCTTGGCTAGAAGGGGGTCTAAATCCATTAAAATCCCATCTAGGAATTCACTAAAATTGAGGGGAGCCAGGTCTAGCTCCATGGTTTGTTCATCATCAAAATGAATATCCAATAAGGATTCAATCAAGGTCAACTGCCGTTCATGGCTTTGGACCATCCGCTGAAGAACTCGCACTGGCACGGAAATATCGGTTTCGTCTGTTTTTTCCGGCATTAAATTATTCAATACCATCAGAGTTCCGAGAACCGGTGTGCGTAAATCGTGGGATACGGCATGGAGAAACACATCCTTGAGGCGATTGAGTTCCTCTAGTTCCGTCATTTTTTGCCGGAGTTGGGCGGTGCGCTCTTCCACCTGGTATTCCAGATTGGCATTGAGAGCCGCTAATTTTTGATAGAGGGCGGCCTGTTGCAGGGCGATCGCCACTTGGTTGGCTAACTGTTCCAGGAGTTGTAATTCAAAGGGTTGCCAGATTCGGGGAACCGCACATTGCTGAATCACCAGTACCACTTGATCACCGCAATGATCCTGGGGAATGGGAATCACTAAACTGGATTGAATGTGATGGTCTTGATAAATGGCTTGAAGATCAGCGTTTAATTCGCCAAGGCTAAAATCTTGAATTTTAGGTGCGGACTGGCCGCTAGGGGTGGCAATGTCCAGGAGACTTTCCAGATAAACCGGTTGATTGAGTAATTGCTCTAAATCTGTTTCCCAGGTCTGATGGCTGGCAGCGGCGACAATTTTGACGCGGCAGGGGTGGGGAGCTAAATAGGCAATAAAGACCCGATCGGCATGGAGACAGTGGCGGACTTCAACCACGGTGGTATTGAGAATATCCTGTAATTCCAGCGATCGCCGGATACGCAGGGCAATTTCCGCCAAGAGTTGCTCCCGTTGGGCCGCCAACCGCAGATCTGTTTCCGCCTGCTTGCGTTGGGTAATGTCCCGAATGCCCACCACCCGTGCCGGCCGTCCCTGATAGAAAATAGATTTGCCCTGGATTTCCCCCACAAAGGTACTGCCATTTTTCCGCTGTCCCACGGCCTCTAGGGGTTGATCCGAAGGCTGTTGAATCCGGCTAATAATCAGTTCCCGGGATGAGGGATCCGTCACCATCAAGACCGATTGGCCAATCATCTCCCCAGGGGTGTAGCCAAATAGATCTTCTGCTGACTCATTAATATCAATAATCCGCCCCTGATCATGGATGATCACCGCTTCGGAGGTGGCCTGGAAAAAACTTTTTAATCGATCCTCACTGGCCTGTAATTCCGCAAGGGCTTTGTGGCGATCGCTCGCTTCAATGGCCAAGGATACTAAATCCGCAATCGAAGCAGCAAACTGCTGTTCCGCAACCGTCCAACGCCGTTGGGAGACTAAATGTTCATGGCAAACCACACCAATCATCGTCCCCTCAGCCCAGATGGGGGCATCCAGCATGGCCGTAATCCCCAAAGGAATTAAATAACCCTGGGCAAACTCATGGGTGCGGGAATCTGTCACCGCATCATGGGCAGCGATTACCCGCTCCTGTTCCAAGGCCTGGAAATAATCTGGATAATCCGCCGCTGCCAACTCTTGACCACTACTATAGCGATCCTCTAGGCGTTCATAGAGCGTGATACAGCGAATCTTGATCCGATCCTTGGTGTAGAGCCAAACACTGGTGCGGGCAACTCCCAGAGTTGTTGCGGCCGTCGCCACAATTTCCTGAAGAGACTGATGCAAATCCCCTTGATGCAAACTTTTCCGTCGAGACAGTTGGACTAAAATTTCATCCTGTTCTTGCAGTTGTTTTTCATTGGCATTGATGGGACAACTACTGCGACGTAACCCCAAAACTCCCCCCAAGGGTTCCGTAAAGGTTTGGATCGTCAAAATCTCCTCTTCCGGCCAGTGGTACATCGCTTGGGCATATTCCACCGTAAAAATACCCCAGAGTTGCCCCTCCACCGTAATGGGTAAGGCTAAGACCGACATAATACCGAGGGATTCTAGCCATTGTTGCTCAACCCCTGGGAACTCTCCCACCCACGTCTGAAGGCTATGGCCGGCCCTAAGACGACTGAACCAATAGTTAAAACTCGGCAGGGGGGTAATTTGGGCTGGACTGGGAATTGCTTTTTCATCCCGTCCCCAATCCGCGTAGGGAGATAGCCAAAGGTCTTGGCTCGGTAGGGGTTGGTGTACTTGCCACAGCCGTAGGCGATCGCAGGCCAATGCTGTCCCCAACTCCGGCAGAGCTAACAGTAAGGGTTCTGGCCAGGGTAATGCCGTCAATAACTGCCGCACCGCACCGGTGATCGTTTGCAGTTGAAGCTGAGGAGTCACAATAGGGGACATACAATCAATCCGAGTCTGTCGTAAGAGTTCAACACAAATAAGGTCAAGATAAAAGCAAAGCTAGATCGATCCTACTGGCCAGACTCTCATCCGTGGCTCACCCGATCAGGGGATTCCCAAAGGAAACGAGGGCCCGACTGAATCAGTCCAAGCCCTCGCATAGGAGTGAATTTAATGAATCCCATGAAACCATGGGAGACCTAGGAACAGCCTAGGGAGTCATCACCCGAGCTTGGGACGGTCGATAGTCCGTACCCTGCTTATTGGCACAGAAACCAATATCAACGGTTTGATTCGGATGCATCCGCTGCCCCCAGGAGGCGGGGGTTACGGTATATTGAGAAC
Coding sequences within it:
- a CDS encoding GNAT family N-acetyltransferase; this translates as MIRLTTPNDTNALLALAEATGLFESNQIEELAQMLNQHFSDKTDSQGMWFSDHDNELVGIAYVAPERMTEGTWNLYLIAIHPNHQRQGRGAALLRHIEQMLTKHGERVLLVETSGLKDFEYVRAFYRKSGYDEEARIREFYKAGDDKIIFRKALGIAAA
- a CDS encoding DUF1816 domain-containing protein, which encodes MKPDSNTSFLGWLADRTNEIGLAWWVKVLTRSPQCTYYFGPFLTAAEADKEKAGYIDDLRSEGAEGIEAIVQRCRPENLTIDEDSPKKYLTALSV
- the hemC gene encoding hydroxymethylbilane synthase, translating into MIASSPTPIRIGSRKSQLALVQTEWVQAELQARHSDRQFEVLTMTTQGDNILDVALAKIGDKGLFTKELELSMLRRDTDLAVHSLKDLPTHLPDGLMLGAITEREDPADALVLSAKHLDSGLQLDTLPAGSVIGTSSLRRLAQLRHHFPHLEFKDVRGNLNTRLQKLDADEYDALILAVAGMKRLGFGDRISQVIPTELSLYAVGQGALGIECRTNDPDILEIIKTLEHPGTAARCLAERAFLRQLEGGCQVPIGVHTVISGDELTLMGLVASLDGKTLIKDSVSGPSSDAETLGFTLAECLRDQGASAILEDIFATMRPER
- the rlmB gene encoding 23S rRNA (guanosine(2251)-2'-O)-methyltransferase RlmB, coding for MPPRPPRPGIRKDGRKDFRRSDRPNRDGPRDKPSRPIKTNSRAASPGPAPIKRQGPDAPKRSDRPERNPRDSSGDRENRDYRDRTYRGDRPGRSDQRPPRSTTDESTNPDLIYGRHTVLTAIESGRPCNRIWVIEALRYDPRFLSALNHAKAEGAVIDVVPSQRLDHLCQRGRHQGIAAQVAAHPYLEMNELINQAAKVSQNPILLAADGINDPHNLGAIIRSAEALGVQGLIIPQRRAVGVTATVAKVASGAIDHLPVARVINFNQGLETLKAAGYWIYGLAPGGSDSLTQTTFEGPIVLVVGSEESGLGLQTQKHCDHILSIPLPGRTNSLNASVAAGIALYEVCRQRPVAVRLNFDPPDTATTID
- a CDS encoding GAF domain-containing protein, with amino-acid sequence MSPIVTPQLQLQTITGAVRQLLTALPWPEPLLLALPELGTALACDRLRLWQVHQPLPSQDLWLSPYADWGRDEKAIPSPAQITPLPSFNYWFSRLRAGHSLQTWVGEFPGVEQQWLESLGIMSVLALPITVEGQLWGIFTVEYAQAMYHWPEEEILTIQTFTEPLGGVLGLRRSSCPINANEKQLQEQDEILVQLSRRKSLHQGDLHQSLQEIVATAATTLGVARTSVWLYTKDRIKIRCITLYERLEDRYSSGQELAAADYPDYFQALEQERVIAAHDAVTDSRTHEFAQGYLIPLGITAMLDAPIWAEGTMIGVVCHEHLVSQRRWTVAEQQFAASIADLVSLAIEASDRHKALAELQASEDRLKSFFQATSEAVIIHDQGRIIDINESAEDLFGYTPGEMIGQSVLMVTDPSSRELIISRIQQPSDQPLEAVGQRKNGSTFVGEIQGKSIFYQGRPARVVGIRDITQRKQAETDLRLAAQREQLLAEIALRIRRSLELQDILNTTVVEVRHCLHADRVFIAYLAPHPCRVKIVAAASHQTWETDLEQLLNQPVYLESLLDIATPSGQSAPKIQDFSLGELNADLQAIYQDHHIQSSLVIPIPQDHCGDQVVLVIQQCAVPRIWQPFELQLLEQLANQVAIALQQAALYQKLAALNANLEYQVEERTAQLRQKMTELEELNRLKDVFLHAVSHDLRTPVLGTLMVLNNLMPEKTDETDISVPVRVLQRMVQSHERQLTLIESLLDIHFDDEQTMELDLAPLNFSEFLDGILMDLDPLLAKNQAYINNEIPDDLPMVLADGSQLRRVFENLITNALKHNRPGLTLTFTARTQDQALLCTVEDDGIGILPEQLEHLFDLYYRGKQSRQRSGIGLGLYLCRQIINAHHGKIGVMSTPGAGATFWMTLPVIFEHAPREPQGDLTLDRF